A region of Denticeps clupeoides chromosome 19, fDenClu1.1, whole genome shotgun sequence DNA encodes the following proteins:
- the serpinf2b gene encoding serpin peptidase inhibitor, clade F (alpha-2 antiplasmin, pigment epithelium derived factor), member 2b: protein MDLRLVALLLFCHCRHGWTSLGDSEFLSATTSPPSLTMESEKASSEEEPDGICASSLKSKKATGHGILKLGLELMEKLKTGPEQPNIIISPLSISLALSQLALGAENQTKDLLLHHLHAEVPVCYHKAFRSLLLQLQQSTPQIATRMYTAPGFEPKLEFVQDSQQMYNSKPEVFPGVEEVNEWVKKATNGHVTDLLTNVPPELVLMLINAVHYKGEWQTSFDPRHTASDLFYVDNKHIVNVEMMVEPKYPLRLFIHNELDAQVARLPFKDQMSLLIVLPMAGQVNVSDIAEKFNMSDVYSQLQRERSMQVRLPKFKMEYSQELQEVLTSIGLGELFTAPNLSGISDSPLQVTSVQHKTSMEINEKGAEAAAATSVSVSRSNPIFSVNQPFFFALMDDETLAPIFLGVINNPNPDGATRSKGSGKSDKLGLPRALDKPHVRTFEHPPK from the exons ATGGACCTTCGACTAGTTGCACTCCTACTATTCTGTCACTGCAGACATGGATGGACG AGTTTGGGGGACTCGGAATTCCTGTCGGCGACCACATCACCACCCTCACTGACTATGGAGTCTGAAAAGGCATCATCGGAGGAGGAGCCAGATGGGATCTGTGCTTCCAGTTTGAAATCGAAGAAGGCCACAGGGCATGGCATCTTGAAGCTTGGTCTGGAGCTCATGGAGAAGCTGAAGACAGGTCCTGAGCAGCCAAATATTATTATATCACCCTTGAGTATTTCCCTGGCCCTCTCCCAGCTGGCCCTGG GAGCGGAAAATCAGACGAAAGACCTGCTCTTGCATCATCTGCATGCAGAAGTTCCGGTCTGCTACCACAAGGCCTTCCGCAgcctcctgctccagctccagcaaAGCACCCCTCAGATTGCCACCCGAATGTACACTGCCCCGG GATTTGAGCCAAAACTGGAATTTGTTCAAGACTCCCAACAAATGTACAACTCAAAGCCCGAGGTGTTTCCTGGAGTTGAAGAGGTTAATGAGTGGGTAAAGAAAGCTACAAATGGCCATGTGACAGACCTCCTAACCAATGTGCCACCGGAGCTCGTACTAATGCTTATTAACGCTGTTCACTATAAAG GAGAGTGGCAGACAAGTTTTGACCCCCGACACACTGCATCGGATCTTTTCTATGTTGATAACAAGCATATTGTGAATGTTGAAATGATGGTCGAACCCAAATATCCACTGAGGCTCTTCATTCACAACGAGCTCGATGCTCAG GTTGCTCGTCTGCCATTTAAAGACCAGATGAGTCTTTTGATTGTACTGCCCATGGCTGGACAGGTGAATGTGTCGGACATTGCAGAAAAATTTAATATGTCAGATGTGTACAGTCAGTTACAAAGGGAGAGAAGCATGCAGGTCAGGCTCCCCAAGTTTAAGATGGAGTACAGCCAGGAGCTCCAGGAGGTTCTTACCAGCATTG GCTTAGGAGAGCTGTTCACGGCTCCAAATCTGTCAGGCATCTCTGACAGCCCCCTGCAGGTGACCAGCGTCCAGCACAAAACCAGCATGGAGATCAACGAGAAGGGAGCCGAGGCCGCGGCGGCCACAAGCGTGTCAGTCTCTCGCTCCAATCCCATCTTCAGCGTCAACCAACCCTTCTTCTTCGCCCTGATGGATGATGAGACGCTAGCACCCATCTTCCTCGGGGTGATCAACAATCCGAATCCGGACGGTGCCACGAGGTCAAAGGGTTCTGGGAAATCGGATAAACTAGGATTGCCCAGAGCGCTTGACAAGCCCCATGTCCGCACCTTTGAACACCCACCCAAATAA